A single Cyclopterus lumpus isolate fCycLum1 chromosome 15, fCycLum1.pri, whole genome shotgun sequence DNA region contains:
- the st3gal7 gene encoding ST3 beta-galactoside alpha-2,3-sialyltransferase 7 isoform X1 has product MVTLNHLSVRAPDDGSPLLLEAAEAATPTPLFHWQQLIAETDSWEFSLGRSKNLAFSLVLLIGCYSAILIPAYLPLDTVAALSDDSHHPEDLVLLNESASLLSGPCPPRWCLNHLKSLSLSAGLQDIPVFVQPERSVPWDLSPPLGLQGSEKHLALALSSLPQPGLPPSLTEGNCRRCVVVGNGGVLHGSHLGSHIDQYDIIIRLNNAPVSGYEKDAGSHTTIRLVYPEAAPHSPNEYKNTTMVALVVFKSLDLDWLTSVITKQPLGFWSKIWFWREVVDDIPLRPENFRILHPEIIRKTGQVLQKYALKQGNMVPTLGASALVMALQLCDQVSLAGFGYNMQHPEARLHYYENIRMDAIKAQVVHDVNAEKLFLRDLVAAGAVTDLTGAL; this is encoded by the exons ATGGTGACGCTGAATCACTTGAGTGTACGGGCCCCAGATGACGGCTCTCCACTCTTGCTCGAGGCTGCGGAGGCTGCAACACCAACACCTCTCTTTCACTGGCAGCAATTGATCGCAGAGACTGACTCCTGGGAATTCTCCCTTGGCAG GAGTAAAAACCTTGCCTTCAGTCTTGTGCTGCTCATTGGATGCTACTCCGCTATTCTGATTCCTGCATATCTCCCCTTGGATACAGTGGCAGCTCTCAGTGATGACAGCCATCATCCTGAAGATCTG GTCTTACTAAATGAATCAGCCTCCCTGCTTTCAGGCCCCTGTCCGCCTCGCTGGTGCCTGAACCACCTCAAGTCCTTGTCACTTTCTGCAGGCCTCCAAGACATCCCTGTGTTTGTGCAGCCGGAAAGGTCTGTGCCTTGGGATCTGTCCCCTCCTCTGGGGCTCCAGGGCAGTGAGAAGCATCTGGCCCTTGCTCTTTCATCTCTACCTCAGCCTGGCCTGCCTCCGTCACTGACTGAAGGCAACTGCAGGCGATGTGTGGTGGTGGGCAATGGAGGGGTTCTACACGGGAGCCATCTTGGATCCCATATAGATcagtatgacatcatcatccG GCTGAATAATGCTCCGGTGTCTGGCTATGAGAAAGACGCTGGTTCTCACACCACCATCCGCCTGGTTTACCCAGAGGCAGCACCTCACTCcccaaatgaatacaaaaataccACCATGGTTGCTCTGGTGGTCTTTAAGAGCCTGGACCTGGACTGGCTCACTTCTGTCATCACCAAACAGCCTCTG ggCTTCTGGTCCAAAATATGGTTCTGGAGGGAGGTAGTGGATGATATTCCACTGAGACCAGAGAACTTCAGGATCCTCCACCCAGAGATTATTCGTAAAACAGGACAAGTCCTCCAGAAATATGCTCTGAAACAGGGAAAC ATGGTGCCAACACTGGGCGCCAGTGCGTTGGTGATGGCTTTGCAGCTGTGTGACCAGGTGAGCCTGGCAGGTTTTGGCTACAACATGCAGCACCCAGAGGCCAGGCTTCACTACTATGAAAACATACGCATGGACGCAATAAAGGCTCAA gTGGTGCATGACGTCAATGCCGAGAAACTCTTCTTGAGGGACCTGGTGGCTGCAGGAGCTGTGACAGACCTCACAGGAGCTCTGTGA
- the hps1 gene encoding Hermansky-Pudlak syndrome 1 protein isoform X2, with amino-acid sequence MKCLLIASESAEVLFHWTDPEFLQNVQAQYGASQEDGQGLPAFEDSISTLFAPIIISCSTMVDRLEDSYTSFTTENNHIYILHQFDECLYIAVNGDGEEGEGDLRRKIYVMKKMIEVLFGMVTLSSNLLRKELRPQDTEQRARLWKLLQSLLETYSHLRENDQSFLVEAVERLIHPTLCEQCIEFLERRLVQQLNSSVERAGEEVMHAFILVHTKLLAFYSSRNASALATSDLLVLIIMAQNMYPSNTDQDDPNPEDVESTSGSGPESFYTPEPSPTDRDSSSSGDKPVRGPVFEFVDPDVQMAEDSLRTLEVPPPDPSTPRRVFLDVSLKDVLYPMMPHSMYCLPLWPGITLVLLTKIPTSAVAMSVYTFLEAFAKLEKRLSEGQEGSAATRGQRTIHEVRSKLDKFIKALGPSEIQSGQLQKDWTEFKNLAFTRGGPGFSRNLIPSCKKMKTQLCGVYRQCFLLQSGPSDIPQRLSPGLQERAQTMGETDGLEGLPVGEKQEKYHYGVLPGGFPRPHPFYLRGPIHRPNDCAIAQLDGTQHV; translated from the exons ATGAAGTGCTTGCTGATAGCCAGTGAGAGCGCCGAGGTCCTCTTCCACTGGACTGACCCCGAATTTCTGCAGAATGTGCAGGCGCAGTATGGGGCGTCTCAAGAGGACGGCCAGGGG CTTCCAGCCTTCGAGGACAGCATCAGCACTCTGTTTGCTCCCATTATTATCTCCTGCAGCACCATGGTGGACAGGCTGGAGGACAGCTACACCTCCTTCACCACAGAAAACAACCATATCTACATCCTACACCAG TTCGACGAGTGTCTCTACATTGCTGTGAACGGAGatggtgaggagggagagggtgatCTACGGAGGAAGATCTATGTGATGAAAAAGATGATCGAGGTCCTGTTTGGCATGGTCACCCTCAGCAGTAACCTCCTCAGGAAAGA ATTGCGTCCCCAGGACACGGAGCAGAGAGCCAGGCTGTGGAAGCTTCTCCAGAGCCTGCTGGAGACCTACAGCCACCTGCGAGAGAACGACCAGAGCTTCCTCGTGGAG GCGGTGGAGAGGCTGATCCACCCCACGCTGTGTGAGCAGTGCATCGAGTTCCTGGAGCGCCGTTTAGTTCAGCAGCTTAACAGCAGTGTAGAGcgagcaggagaggaggtgatGCACGCCTTCATCCTGGTTCACACCAAGCTGCTCGCATTCTACTCCAG CCGCAATGCGAGCGCACTCGCCACCTCAgacctcctcgtcctcatcaTCATGGCACAGAATATGTATCCGAGCAACACAGACCAGGATGATCCAAATCCTGAG GATGTTGAGAGTACATCCGGCTCTGGTCCTGAAAGTTTTTACACGCCAGAGCCCTCTCCGACAGACAGGGACTCGAGCAGTTCAG gaGACAAGCCAGTGAGAGGACCCGTGTTTGAGTTTGTGGACCCAGACGTCCAG ATGGCAGAGGACAGCTTGCGAACTCTGGAAGTTCCTCCGCCGGACCCTTCGACCCCTCGCAGAGTCTTCTTAGATGTCTCACTCAAAGATGTCTTGTATCCCATGATGCCTCACTCCATGTACTGTCTGCCTTTGTGGCCTGGCATCACACTTGTGCTGCTGACAAAG ATTCCCACCAGTGCAGTGGCTATGTCCGTGTACACGTTTTTGGAGGCTTTTGCCAAACTGGAGAAACGTTTAAGCGAAGGCCAAGAAGGATCCGCTGCTACTCGAGGCCAGCGGACTATCCATGAAGTCCGCAGCAAGCTTGATAAATTTATCAAAGCGCTAGGGCCGAGTGAGATTCAG tcTGGGCAGTTACAAAAGGACTGGACAGAGTTCAAGAACTTGGCCTTCACCAGAGGAGGACCTGGGTTCAGCAGGAA tctCATTCCATCGTGTAAGAAGATGAAGACTCAGCTGTGTGGCGTATACAGACAGTGTTTTCTCCTTCAGTCTGGACCGAGTGACATTCCTCAACGACTCTCCCCCGGTCTGCAGGAACGAGCCCAGACCATG GGAGAAACTGATGGACTGGAAGGACTTCCTGTTGGTGAAAAGCAAGAGAAATATCACTATGGTGTC TTACCTGGAGGATTTCCCAGGCCTCATCCATTTTATCTGCGTGGACCGATCCACCGGCCAAATGATTGCGCCATCGCTCAACTTGACGGAACGCAACACGTCTGA
- the morn4 gene encoding MORN repeat-containing protein 4, translating into MTLTRGSFTYASGEEYHGEWKEGRRHGVGQLKFQDGTCYCGQFENGLFHGSGVLLFTDGSRYEGEFAHGKFQGAGVFGRCDGMKFEGEFKDGRVEGYGLLTFSDGAHGVPRNEGLFQNHKLQKREKCPGVVQRAQASASNARSLTL; encoded by the exons ATGACTCTGACCAGAGGATCCTTCACCTATGCCAGTGGGGAAGAGTACCACGGCGAGTGGAAAGAAG GTCGGAGGCATGGTGTTGGCCAGCTCAAGTTTCAGGATGGAACTTGCTACTGTGGCCAGTTTGAGAATGGACTCTTCCATGGCTCTGGTGTACTGCTCTTCACAGATGGATCCAG GTACGAAGGAGAATTTGCACACGGAAAGTTTCAAGGCGCAGGAGTCTTCGGTCGATGCGATGGCATGAAGTTTGAAGGAGAATTTAAAGATGGACGTGTTGAGGGATACG GACTATTGACTTTCTCAGATGGAGCTCATGGTGTCCCGCGAAACGAAGGCTTGTTTCAAAACCACAAGctgcaaaagagagaaaagtgtCCAGGAGTGGTGCAGCGTGCGCAGGCTTCAGCCTCCAATGCTCGCAGCCTGACACTGTGA
- the st3gal7 gene encoding ST3 beta-galactoside alpha-2,3-sialyltransferase 7 isoform X3: MTAIILKIWYRGLQDIPVFVQPERSVPWDLSPPLGLQGSEKHLALALSSLPQPGLPPSLTEGNCRRCVVVGNGGVLHGSHLGSHIDQYDIIIRLNNAPVSGYEKDAGSHTTIRLVYPEAAPHSPNEYKNTTMVALVVFKSLDLDWLTSVITKQPLGFWSKIWFWREVVDDIPLRPENFRILHPEIIRKTGQVLQKYALKQGNMVPTLGASALVMALQLCDQVSLAGFGYNMQHPEARLHYYENIRMDAIKAQVVHDVNAEKLFLRDLVAAGAVTDLTGAL, encoded by the exons ATGACAGCCATCATCCTGAAGATCTGGTACAGAG GCCTCCAAGACATCCCTGTGTTTGTGCAGCCGGAAAGGTCTGTGCCTTGGGATCTGTCCCCTCCTCTGGGGCTCCAGGGCAGTGAGAAGCATCTGGCCCTTGCTCTTTCATCTCTACCTCAGCCTGGCCTGCCTCCGTCACTGACTGAAGGCAACTGCAGGCGATGTGTGGTGGTGGGCAATGGAGGGGTTCTACACGGGAGCCATCTTGGATCCCATATAGATcagtatgacatcatcatccG GCTGAATAATGCTCCGGTGTCTGGCTATGAGAAAGACGCTGGTTCTCACACCACCATCCGCCTGGTTTACCCAGAGGCAGCACCTCACTCcccaaatgaatacaaaaataccACCATGGTTGCTCTGGTGGTCTTTAAGAGCCTGGACCTGGACTGGCTCACTTCTGTCATCACCAAACAGCCTCTG ggCTTCTGGTCCAAAATATGGTTCTGGAGGGAGGTAGTGGATGATATTCCACTGAGACCAGAGAACTTCAGGATCCTCCACCCAGAGATTATTCGTAAAACAGGACAAGTCCTCCAGAAATATGCTCTGAAACAGGGAAAC ATGGTGCCAACACTGGGCGCCAGTGCGTTGGTGATGGCTTTGCAGCTGTGTGACCAGGTGAGCCTGGCAGGTTTTGGCTACAACATGCAGCACCCAGAGGCCAGGCTTCACTACTATGAAAACATACGCATGGACGCAATAAAGGCTCAA gTGGTGCATGACGTCAATGCCGAGAAACTCTTCTTGAGGGACCTGGTGGCTGCAGGAGCTGTGACAGACCTCACAGGAGCTCTGTGA
- the st3gal7 gene encoding ST3 beta-galactoside alpha-2,3-sialyltransferase 7 isoform X2 — protein sequence MVTLNHLSVRAPDDGSPLLLEAAEAATPTPLFHWQQLIAETDSWEFSLGRSKNLAFSLVLLIGCYSAILIPAYLPLDTVAALSDDSHHPEDLVLLNESASLLSGPCPPRWCLNHLKSLSLSAGLQDIPVFVQPERSVPWDLSPPLGLQGSEKHLALALSSLPQPGLPPSLTEGNCRRCVVVGNGGVLHGSHLGSHIDQYDIIIRLNNAPVSGYEKDAGSHTTIRLVYPEAAPHSPNEYKNTTMVALVVFKSLDLDWLTSVITKQPLGFWSKIWFWREVVDDIPLRPENFRILHPEIIRKTGQVLQKYALKQGN from the exons ATGGTGACGCTGAATCACTTGAGTGTACGGGCCCCAGATGACGGCTCTCCACTCTTGCTCGAGGCTGCGGAGGCTGCAACACCAACACCTCTCTTTCACTGGCAGCAATTGATCGCAGAGACTGACTCCTGGGAATTCTCCCTTGGCAG GAGTAAAAACCTTGCCTTCAGTCTTGTGCTGCTCATTGGATGCTACTCCGCTATTCTGATTCCTGCATATCTCCCCTTGGATACAGTGGCAGCTCTCAGTGATGACAGCCATCATCCTGAAGATCTG GTCTTACTAAATGAATCAGCCTCCCTGCTTTCAGGCCCCTGTCCGCCTCGCTGGTGCCTGAACCACCTCAAGTCCTTGTCACTTTCTGCAGGCCTCCAAGACATCCCTGTGTTTGTGCAGCCGGAAAGGTCTGTGCCTTGGGATCTGTCCCCTCCTCTGGGGCTCCAGGGCAGTGAGAAGCATCTGGCCCTTGCTCTTTCATCTCTACCTCAGCCTGGCCTGCCTCCGTCACTGACTGAAGGCAACTGCAGGCGATGTGTGGTGGTGGGCAATGGAGGGGTTCTACACGGGAGCCATCTTGGATCCCATATAGATcagtatgacatcatcatccG GCTGAATAATGCTCCGGTGTCTGGCTATGAGAAAGACGCTGGTTCTCACACCACCATCCGCCTGGTTTACCCAGAGGCAGCACCTCACTCcccaaatgaatacaaaaataccACCATGGTTGCTCTGGTGGTCTTTAAGAGCCTGGACCTGGACTGGCTCACTTCTGTCATCACCAAACAGCCTCTG ggCTTCTGGTCCAAAATATGGTTCTGGAGGGAGGTAGTGGATGATATTCCACTGAGACCAGAGAACTTCAGGATCCTCCACCCAGAGATTATTCGTAAAACAGGACAAGTCCTCCAGAAATATGCTCTGAAACAGGGAAAC tAG
- the hps1 gene encoding Hermansky-Pudlak syndrome 1 protein isoform X1 — MKCLLIASESAEVLFHWTDPEFLQNVQAQYGASQEDGQGLPAFEDSISTLFAPIIISCSTMVDRLEDSYTSFTTENNHIYILHQFDECLYIAVNGDGEEGEGDLRRKIYVMKKMIEVLFGMVTLSSNLLRKELRPQDTEQRARLWKLLQSLLETYSHLRENDQSFLVEAVERLIHPTLCEQCIEFLERRLVQQLNSSVERAGEEVMHAFILVHTKLLAFYSSRNASALATSDLLVLIIMAQNMYPSNTDQDDPNPEDVESTSGSGPESFYTPEPSPTDRDSSSSGDKPVRGPVFEFVDPDVQMAEDSLRTLEVPPPDPSTPRRVFLDVSLKDVLYPMMPHSMYCLPLWPGITLVLLTKIPTSAVAMSVYTFLEAFAKLEKRLSEGQEGSAATRGQRTIHEVRSKLDKFIKALGPSEIQSGQLQKDWTEFKNLAFTRGGPGFSRNLIPSCKKMKTQLCGVYRQCFLLQSGPSDIPQRLSPGLQERAQTMVREKLMDWKDFLLVKSKRNITMVSYLEDFPGLIHFICVDRSTGQMIAPSLNLTERNTSELGTGPLAHFIKRKVWGLVNTTRRYLQKGYSTVTLRDGDFYFCYFLWFENETGFKLEAGDIPVLPDDSAPIGMLAWDYYRKLLRYYSKNHQGEVVKCYELLTVHLGVIPTEIILQHCRQLASKLWEPSRNPLL, encoded by the exons ATGAAGTGCTTGCTGATAGCCAGTGAGAGCGCCGAGGTCCTCTTCCACTGGACTGACCCCGAATTTCTGCAGAATGTGCAGGCGCAGTATGGGGCGTCTCAAGAGGACGGCCAGGGG CTTCCAGCCTTCGAGGACAGCATCAGCACTCTGTTTGCTCCCATTATTATCTCCTGCAGCACCATGGTGGACAGGCTGGAGGACAGCTACACCTCCTTCACCACAGAAAACAACCATATCTACATCCTACACCAG TTCGACGAGTGTCTCTACATTGCTGTGAACGGAGatggtgaggagggagagggtgatCTACGGAGGAAGATCTATGTGATGAAAAAGATGATCGAGGTCCTGTTTGGCATGGTCACCCTCAGCAGTAACCTCCTCAGGAAAGA ATTGCGTCCCCAGGACACGGAGCAGAGAGCCAGGCTGTGGAAGCTTCTCCAGAGCCTGCTGGAGACCTACAGCCACCTGCGAGAGAACGACCAGAGCTTCCTCGTGGAG GCGGTGGAGAGGCTGATCCACCCCACGCTGTGTGAGCAGTGCATCGAGTTCCTGGAGCGCCGTTTAGTTCAGCAGCTTAACAGCAGTGTAGAGcgagcaggagaggaggtgatGCACGCCTTCATCCTGGTTCACACCAAGCTGCTCGCATTCTACTCCAG CCGCAATGCGAGCGCACTCGCCACCTCAgacctcctcgtcctcatcaTCATGGCACAGAATATGTATCCGAGCAACACAGACCAGGATGATCCAAATCCTGAG GATGTTGAGAGTACATCCGGCTCTGGTCCTGAAAGTTTTTACACGCCAGAGCCCTCTCCGACAGACAGGGACTCGAGCAGTTCAG gaGACAAGCCAGTGAGAGGACCCGTGTTTGAGTTTGTGGACCCAGACGTCCAG ATGGCAGAGGACAGCTTGCGAACTCTGGAAGTTCCTCCGCCGGACCCTTCGACCCCTCGCAGAGTCTTCTTAGATGTCTCACTCAAAGATGTCTTGTATCCCATGATGCCTCACTCCATGTACTGTCTGCCTTTGTGGCCTGGCATCACACTTGTGCTGCTGACAAAG ATTCCCACCAGTGCAGTGGCTATGTCCGTGTACACGTTTTTGGAGGCTTTTGCCAAACTGGAGAAACGTTTAAGCGAAGGCCAAGAAGGATCCGCTGCTACTCGAGGCCAGCGGACTATCCATGAAGTCCGCAGCAAGCTTGATAAATTTATCAAAGCGCTAGGGCCGAGTGAGATTCAG tcTGGGCAGTTACAAAAGGACTGGACAGAGTTCAAGAACTTGGCCTTCACCAGAGGAGGACCTGGGTTCAGCAGGAA tctCATTCCATCGTGTAAGAAGATGAAGACTCAGCTGTGTGGCGTATACAGACAGTGTTTTCTCCTTCAGTCTGGACCGAGTGACATTCCTCAACGACTCTCCCCCGGTCTGCAGGAACGAGCCCAGACCATGGTGCG GGAGAAACTGATGGACTGGAAGGACTTCCTGTTGGTGAAAAGCAAGAGAAATATCACTATGGTGTC TTACCTGGAGGATTTCCCAGGCCTCATCCATTTTATCTGCGTGGACCGATCCACCGGCCAAATGATTGCGCCATCGCTCAACTTGACGGAACGCAACACGTCTGAGCTCGGGACGGGACCATTGGCTCATTTCATCAAACGCAAG GTGTGGGGCCTGGTCAACACAACACGGCGTTATCTCCAGAAGGGTTACTCTACGGTAACATTACGCGACGGAGACTTCTACTTCTGCTACTTCCTCTGGTTTGAGAATGAAACC GGCTTCAAGTTGGAGGCCGGGGACATTCCCGTCCTTCCTGATGACTCCGCCCCCATTGGGATGCTTGCCTGGGACTACTACAG GAAGCTGCTGCGGTACTACAGCAAGAATCACCAAGGTGAGGTAGTGAAGTGTTACGAGCTGCTGACGGTTCACCTGGGGGTCATCCCCACCGAGATCATCCTCCAGCACTGCAGACAGCTGGCAAGCAAACTGTGGGAGCCTTCGCGCAATCCTCTGCTGTAG
- the LOC117743957 gene encoding ankyrin repeat domain-containing protein 2, whose product MAPVPSPETEMEDVQWADNLMDHKTTEEMKAQAEERVRSSSSDLHCELLDLSGGENITELCKRKEQMKKTYSPRVSVQSPVIGSMDTAEFMNAASQGKLNVIDKYLADGGDPNVHDELKRTALHRASLDGHTAVIQTLLEKGADINFEDQLGSRAIHWACRGGSPDVVKALKSLGADLNARDKLDSTPLHVATRTGHTTIVEYLLSCGANINSRDREGDTALHDAVRLNRYKIVKLLIAARADTNIQNHEGVTAVQQVKQWQFDITETLKRLDMLREVGPENASREE is encoded by the exons ATGGCACCTGTACCTTCACCTGAAACAG AGATGGAAGATGTACAGTGGGCAGACAATTTGATGGACCATAAAACAACAGAAGAGATGAAAGCTCAG gcagaggagagagtgagGAGTTCCTCCTCCGACCTCCACTGTGAGCTGTTGGACTTAAGTGGAGGAGAGAATATAACAGAGCTGTGCAAAAGGAAagaacagatgaagaaaacATACTCGCCCAGGGTGTCTGTGCAAAGCCCTGTG ATAGGGTCCATGGATACTGCAGAATTCATGAATGCAGCCAGTCAAGGCAAGCTGAATGTAATAGACAAGTATTTGGCTGATGGCGGGGACCCTAATGTCCACGATGAG TTGAAGAGGACAGCACTACATCGTGCCTCTCTGGACGGACACACCGCAGTTATCCAAACGCTTTTGGAAAAAGGAGCCGATATCAACTTTGAAGATCAA CTGGGCTCCAGGGCCATACACTGGGCCTGCAGAGGGGGAAGCCCGGATGTTGTCAAAGCCCTGAAGAGCCTTGGGGCTGACCTGAATGCTAGAGATAAG TTGGACAGCACTCCTCTGCATGTGGCCACAAGAACAGGCCACACCACCATTGTTGAGTACCTGCTGTCCTGTGGTGCCAACATCAACTCCAGGGACAGG GAAGGAGACACAGCCCTGCATGATGCTGTGCGTCTCAACAGATACAAGATAGTGAAGCTGCTCATAGCTGCACGGGcagacacaaatatacaaaatcAT GAAGGAGTGACTGCAGTGCAGCAGGTAAAACAATGGCAGTTTGACATCACGGAGACCCTGAAGAGACTGGACATGCTGAGGGAGGTGGGACCTGAAAACGCCTCCAGAGAGGAGTGA